A genome region from Setaria italica strain Yugu1 chromosome III, Setaria_italica_v2.0, whole genome shotgun sequence includes the following:
- the LOC101760913 gene encoding probable carboxylesterase Os04g0669500: MSSLVRFLFTLAAAIAAASLLVASLRRRTPPPGLPAQLVPSSHMAGRNRSFVLWLHGLGDSGPANEPIRNFFSAPEFRLTKWSFPSAPRSPVSCNNGFVMPSWFDIHELPMSAGSPQDEAGVLKAVENVHAMIDKEVADGIHPDNIFVCGFSQGGALTLASVLLYPKKLGGGAVFSGWVPFGSSVTERISPEARKTPILWSHGIADRTVLFEAGQAGPPFLQKAGVSCEFKAYPDLGHSLSKEELLYLESWIKSRLSASQEKDN; encoded by the exons ATGAGTAGCCTGGTCCGCTTCCTCTTCACCCTCGCCGCGGCCATCGCCGCAGCCTCGCTCCTCGTCGCCTcactccgccgccgcacgccgccgcccggccttCCCGCCCAGCTCGTCCCCTCCTCCCACATGGCGGGGCGCAACCGGAGCTTCGTGCTGTGGCTGCACGGCCTCGGCGACTCTGGCCCGGCCAACGAGCCCATCCGCAACTTCTTCTCCGCCCCGGAGTTCCGCCTCACCAAGTGGTCCTTCCCCTCCGCCCCCCGCTCCCCCGTCTCCTGCAACA ATGGTTTTGTGATGCCATCGTGGTTCGACATCCACGAGCTGCCCATGAGTGCT GGTTCTCCGCAAGATGAGGCTGGGGTTCTGAAGGCTGTGGAAAATGTGCACGCCATGATAGATAAGGAAGTTGCCGATGGCATCCACCCTGACAACATATTTGTTTGTGGTTTTAGCCAAGGAG GTGCCCTGACATTAGCTAGTGTGTTGCTTTATCCGAAGAAGCTAGGTGGAGGAGCAGTCTTCAGCGGGTGGGTGCCTTTCGGTTCATCAGTCACTGAGAGGATTTCACCTGAAGCAAGGAAG ACCCCGATTCTTTGGTCGCATGGAATTGCTGACAGAACAGTATTGTTTGAAGCTGGTCAAGCTGGTCCACCATTTTTGCAAAAAGCGGGTGTTAGCTGCGAATTCAAG GCATATCCAGATCTTGGCCATTCGCTCTCCAAAGAAGAGCTGCTTTATCTTGAGTCATGGATCAAGAGTCGTCTCTCAGCCTCTCAAGAGAAGGACAATTAA
- the LOC101761318 gene encoding probable carboxylesterase Os04g0669600 isoform X2, whose amino-acid sequence MAAAAAPPPPAGGFVLFLHGSAGSGDESRAQVAPYFAAPELASSVRLSFPTAPTVPIACYGDTVITAWFGISEVPITAKTVRDEKEVLKAVDYVHELLDKEIASGTSPSDIFVCGLSQGGALAIASVLLFPKTLGGCVVFSGSVPLSKSFADKVSPEARKTPVLWFHGMADGLVLFEAGHAGCAFLEELGMTCEFKAYPTLGHSMVDEELQYFQQWILSRLGISGATETARPSSSSQHKDLL is encoded by the exons atggcagcggcggcggcgcctcctcccCCGGCGGGCGGCTTCGTGCTGTTCCTGCACGGCTCCGCCGGGTCGGGCGACGAGAGCCGCGCCCAGGTCGCGCCCTACTTCGCCGCGCCGGAGCTCGCCTCCTCCGTCCGACTGTCCTTCCCTACAGCGCCCACGGTCCCCATCGCCTGCTACG GTGATACGGTGATCACGGCTTGGTTCGGCATCTCGGAGGTTCCTATAACCGCG AAAACTGTTAGAGATGAGAAAGAAGTCCTTAAAGCTGTTGATTATGTGCATGAATTGTTAGACAAAGAAATAGCTTCCGGAACAAGTCCGTCAGACATATTTGTTTGTGGTTTGAGCCAAGGAG GTGCTCTAGCCATAGCAAGTGTTCTACTCTTCCCAAAAACTCTAGGTGGTTGTGTTGTTTTCAGTGGTTCAGTTCCACTGAGTAAATCATTCGCTGACAAGGTTTCGCCTGAAGCTAGAAAG ACACCGGTATTATGGTTTCATGGAATGGCTGATGGACTGGTACTATTTGAAGCGGGGCATGCTGGGTGTGCATTTTTGGAAGAGCTTGGCATGACCTGCGAATTCAAG GCTTATCCAACCCTTGGACATTCAATGGTTGATGAAGAGCTCCAGTATTTTCAGCAGTGGATCCTCAGTCGTCTAGGGATCTCTGGAGCAACTGAAACCGCAAGGCCATCATCGTCATCTCAGCACAAGGATCTCCTGTAG
- the LOC101761318 gene encoding probable carboxylesterase Os04g0669600 isoform X1 produces the protein MAAAAAPPPPAGGFVLFLHGSAGSGDESRAQVAPYFAAPELASSVRLSFPTAPTVPIACYGCNLLCCFALWMLCKARDTVITAWFGISEVPITAKTVRDEKEVLKAVDYVHELLDKEIASGTSPSDIFVCGLSQGGALAIASVLLFPKTLGGCVVFSGSVPLSKSFADKVSPEARKTPVLWFHGMADGLVLFEAGHAGCAFLEELGMTCEFKAYPTLGHSMVDEELQYFQQWILSRLGISGATETARPSSSSQHKDLL, from the exons atggcagcggcggcggcgcctcctcccCCGGCGGGCGGCTTCGTGCTGTTCCTGCACGGCTCCGCCGGGTCGGGCGACGAGAGCCGCGCCCAGGTCGCGCCCTACTTCGCCGCGCCGGAGCTCGCCTCCTCCGTCCGACTGTCCTTCCCTACAGCGCCCACGGTCCCCATCGCCTGCTACG GATGCAATCTGCTTTGCTGTTTCGCCCTATGGATGCTTTGCAAGGCTC GTGATACGGTGATCACGGCTTGGTTCGGCATCTCGGAGGTTCCTATAACCGCG AAAACTGTTAGAGATGAGAAAGAAGTCCTTAAAGCTGTTGATTATGTGCATGAATTGTTAGACAAAGAAATAGCTTCCGGAACAAGTCCGTCAGACATATTTGTTTGTGGTTTGAGCCAAGGAG GTGCTCTAGCCATAGCAAGTGTTCTACTCTTCCCAAAAACTCTAGGTGGTTGTGTTGTTTTCAGTGGTTCAGTTCCACTGAGTAAATCATTCGCTGACAAGGTTTCGCCTGAAGCTAGAAAG ACACCGGTATTATGGTTTCATGGAATGGCTGATGGACTGGTACTATTTGAAGCGGGGCATGCTGGGTGTGCATTTTTGGAAGAGCTTGGCATGACCTGCGAATTCAAG GCTTATCCAACCCTTGGACATTCAATGGTTGATGAAGAGCTCCAGTATTTTCAGCAGTGGATCCTCAGTCGTCTAGGGATCTCTGGAGCAACTGAAACCGCAAGGCCATCATCGTCATCTCAGCACAAGGATCTCCTGTAG
- the LOC101761986 gene encoding probable inactive carboxylesterase Os04g0669700 yields MEDRMPAAGTGTGRARRCGFVVWLHGLGDCGRANEFIADHFSAAAFSDTRWAFPTAPTAPVTCNRGALMTSWFDIHDAPPITSKSVRNEEDVLRAVQIVHTMIDREIAAGTNPEDVFVFGLSQGGALSIASVLLYPKTLGGCAVFSGFLPFNSTSFAARVTEEAKKTPVLWIHGGADSLIPIQEGRDGVKFLRGLGMTCEFKAYDRLGHRLAPYEMEYCERWASENIQNEHREDLKLENGGLQGSKFCGVFSCFSK; encoded by the exons ATGGAGGACCGCATGCCCGCCGCCGGGACCGGGACCGGGAGGGCGCGGCGCTGCGGCTTCGTGGTGTGGCTGCACGGCCTGGGCGACTGCGGCCGCGCCAACGAGTTCATCGCCGAccacttctccgccgccgccttcagCGACACCCGCTGGGCCTTCCCCaccgcgcccaccgcccccgTCACATGCAACC GTGGCGCGCTCATGACTTCGTGGTTCGACATCCACGACGCGCCGCCCATCACTTCG AAATCCGTCAGGAATGAGGAGGATGTGCTGCGAGCTGTTCAGATTGTGCACACTATGATCGACAGGGAAATAGCTGCTGGAACAAACCCGGAAGACGTATTCGTTTTTGGGCTTAGCCAAGGAG GTGCCTTGAGCATAGCAAGCGTGCTGCTGTACCCCAAAACTCTTGGTGGTTGCGCAGTCTTCAGTGGCTTCCTCCCCTTCAACTCTACTTCTTTCGCGGCCAGAGTAACAGAGGAAGCAAAGAAG ACGCCCGTCCTATGGATCCATGGCGGAGCTGACTCGCTGATCCCGATCCAGGAAGGGCGAGACGGGGTGAAGTTCCTGCGAGGGCTCGGCATGACCTGCGAATTCAAG GCGTACGACAGGCTTGGCCACAGGCTGGCGCCGTACGAGATGGAGTACTGCGAGCGATGGGCGTCAGAGAACATTCAGAACGAACACAGAGAAGACCTGAAGCTGGAGAACGGTGGCCTTCAGGGGAGCAAGTTCTGCGGAGTCTTCAGCTGCTTCTCCAAATAG